A region from the Brachyspira hampsonii genome encodes:
- a CDS encoding BspA family leucine-rich repeat surface protein, whose amino-acid sequence MHKYKPEILKELYTIIQDENIYLGDIDTSLITDMSGLFSGSKRKDFSGIETWDTSNVISMNSMFSFASNFNHNINNWNVSNVENMGYMFRDAAKFNQPLNNWNVHKVKIMNYMFNDAFSFNQDISSWNVESVKDMSYMFRGCSKFNQPLNSWNVSNVENMYCMFVQALEFNQPLNDWDISNVKDTSYMFYLASKFNQPLDKWNVNKVKNMSYMFGGTYNFNQYCSLENWDISQVNSMENIFQFCNNFKNFKNLKWTLYLHVLDDNNFGKDIIKDNLKEIYKISSESKNKKIISFKKRLENIYYDELKDLADCITFKSIEEVENYAENNLNKKDEKKVDFIKKANVLIKDKSREVNIKVIKYIYLKYLELKKYIYRIIEIDSIIDLIEKESFLSFAYDIYKETGKETAQLIYGLYGGSLEEIYKKDGESKLFFKILSLNKENEYTIKILFNIYNNAKKMATKNNALDILIEIAKDKKIPFYNLELKYNSNIGFDKNSEKIIDENYKLILNNDYSVSIFDIKMNKILKSIPRNLYNNKKEEIKHIREEVYNMIKKFSYILNKLLIAGDKYDCNFFKEVFIDNPIMNKFDLSLIWNLYDINNNFITTFRYSGDGSYTNSDDEEVKIDDNTFISLASPIEMKEETITKWKKQLEDYELSQPINQLSIIKLDKNNLENEINKLQNIEIAYGTFKAFGMRYGMMSSYTEYRTIKEYNLSLDNGDTFIIKGQINGEADYKDKVKINIEFKSDENKEVSRRFIYTILIFMIWDFRLAYMFN is encoded by the coding sequence ATGCATAAATACAAACCAGAGATATTAAAAGAATTATATACAATAATACAAGATGAAAATATTTATTTAGGCGATATAGATACAAGCCTTATTACGGATATGAGCGGATTATTTTCTGGAAGTAAAAGAAAGGATTTTTCTGGAATAGAAACTTGGGATACTTCTAATGTTATAAGTATGAACTCTATGTTTTCTTTTGCATCAAATTTTAATCATAATATAAATAATTGGAATGTATCTAATGTTGAAAATATGGGCTATATGTTTAGGGATGCAGCTAAATTCAATCAGCCGCTTAATAATTGGAATGTTCATAAAGTTAAAATTATGAATTATATGTTTAATGATGCTTTTAGCTTTAATCAGGATATTTCATCTTGGAATGTTGAGAGTGTTAAAGATATGAGTTATATGTTTAGAGGATGCAGCAAATTTAATCAGCCGCTTAATAGTTGGAATGTATCTAATGTTGAAAATATGTATTGTATGTTTGTACAAGCTTTAGAGTTTAATCAGCCTTTAAATGATTGGGATATATCAAATGTGAAAGATACATCATACATGTTTTATCTTGCTTCAAAGTTTAATCAGCCCCTTGATAAATGGAATGTTAATAAAGTAAAAAATATGAGTTATATGTTTGGCGGCACTTATAATTTTAATCAATACTGTTCTTTAGAAAATTGGGATATTAGTCAAGTTAATTCTATGGAGAATATTTTTCAATTCTGTAATAACTTTAAAAATTTTAAAAATTTGAAATGGACTTTATATTTACATGTATTAGATGATAATAATTTCGGCAAAGATATTATAAAAGATAATTTAAAAGAAATTTATAAAATATCATCTGAAAGCAAAAATAAAAAAATAATATCTTTCAAAAAAAGATTAGAAAATATTTATTATGATGAATTAAAAGATTTAGCAGATTGTATAACTTTCAAAAGTATAGAAGAAGTAGAAAATTATGCTGAAAATAATTTAAATAAAAAAGATGAAAAGAAAGTTGACTTTATAAAAAAAGCTAATGTATTAATAAAGGATAAATCAAGAGAAGTTAATATAAAAGTAATAAAATACATATACTTAAAATATTTAGAATTAAAGAAATATATTTATCGTATTATTGAAATTGATTCTATTATAGATTTAATTGAGAAAGAAAGTTTTTTGAGCTTTGCTTATGATATTTATAAAGAAACAGGTAAAGAAACAGCACAATTAATTTACGGATTATATGGAGGATCATTAGAAGAAATATACAAAAAAGACGGAGAATCAAAATTATTTTTTAAGATACTATCTTTAAATAAAGAAAATGAATACACAATTAAAATACTATTTAATATATATAATAATGCTAAAAAAATGGCAACGAAAAATAATGCTTTAGATATTTTAATAGAAATTGCTAAAGATAAAAAAATTCCTTTTTACAATTTAGAATTGAAATATAATTCAAATATTGGCTTTGACAAAAACAGCGAAAAAATTATTGATGAAAATTATAAATTAATATTAAACAATGATTATTCTGTAAGTATATTCGATATAAAGATGAATAAAATATTAAAATCAATTCCAAGAAATTTATATAATAATAAAAAAGAAGAAATAAAACATATAAGAGAAGAAGTTTATAATATGATAAAAAAATTCTCGTATATATTAAATAAATTACTTATTGCAGGTGATAAATACGATTGTAATTTTTTCAAAGAAGTTTTTATAGATAATCCAATAATGAATAAATTTGACTTATCACTTATATGGAATTTATATGATATAAATAATAATTTTATAACAACATTCAGATATTCAGGAGACGGAAGTTATACCAACTCAGATGATGAAGAAGTAAAAATTGATGATAATACCTTTATAAGTTTAGCAAGCCCTATTGAAATGAAAGAAGAAACCATTACAAAATGGAAAAAGCAATTAGAAGATTATGAATTATCGCAGCCTATAAATCAATTAAGCATAATAAAACTTGATAAAAATAATTTGGAAAATGAAATAAATAAACTTCAGAATATTGAAATTGCTTATGGTACTTTTAAAGCATTTGGAATGAGATATGGAATGATGTCTTCATATACAGAGTACAGAACAATCAAAGAATATAATTTAAGTCTTGATAATGGAGATACTTTTATAATAAAGGGTCAAATTAATGGTGAAGCTGATTATAAAGATAAAGTAAAAATAAATATTGAGTTTAAAAGTGATGAAAACAAAGAAGTATCAAGAAGATTTATCTATACTATTCTTATATTTATGATATGGGATTTCAGACTTGCATATATGTTTAATTAA
- the ileS gene encoding isoleucine--tRNA ligase, whose translation MDYSSTINLPKTAFPMKAGLKEKEPKIIKKWDEEKLYQQLRELRKGAPKCILHDGPPYANGDIHIGTSLNKIIKDIIVRYKSAKGFDSPYVPGWDCHGMPIELKVQESLGDKYKETSKFIMRKKCRAYAQKYIDIQRKEFKRLGVMGDWENPYLTMSPEYESEIVEVFAKLVEKGYIYKGLRTIHWCMDCETALAAAEIEYDDNHTSTSVYVRFPVLNKINDKLDGNVDVMIWTTTPWTLPSNMACAFNRDLDYVAVEIDGRYAIMTKSLVDTVLGKKDMKAEGRDMIPVSIEEIEKLEIAHPFIKDRKSAVVFADYVEATAGTGVVHTAPGHGMEDYQTGVNYGLDIYCPVDKAGRYTSEFPEMQGMKVRDANPKVIEILENNGSLFYKEKVTHSYPICWRCKNPLIFRATSQWFMDMKHDNIDERTVKSLDNIKWYPTWGHDRMRKMLENRPDWCLSRQRSWGVPIPAFYCKNCGKTLLTAESTKHFAEIVKTKGMDVWFELEPKDLLPEGTKCECGSSDFGKEEDILDVWFDSGVSSFAAQKTNKDLDGVFPVDIYLEGGDQYRGWFQAAIWPSMAIRGIPPYKELVTHGWTLDEQGRAMHKSAGNVVSPLEVIDKYGADILRLWCISEDFTHNARVGDNMMKAIADNYRKIRNTFRYLLGNISDFDLSKDKVEVKDLLPVDRYALSRLHSFIKVADKACEGYEFHLFYQRLINYCVVELSATYFDIIKDRLYCDRKDSISRRSAQTVLTEILDVLVKLIAPVLPFTTDEVWGYYKGENASSVHLELYPKADDSLIDLELEQEWASLLKVRDDVLLSLERARDNNTIGKSLEAYITICTKESSSKDLLTKYQKYLNEVFIVSKVTISDSKDDTFIDGGVSFVKTEKASHEKCVRCWGHYESVGEDSEHKELCARCAEAVK comes from the coding sequence ATGGACTATAGTTCTACTATCAATCTGCCTAAAACCGCTTTTCCTATGAAAGCAGGTTTGAAGGAAAAAGAGCCCAAAATAATAAAAAAATGGGACGAAGAAAAACTTTACCAACAGCTTAGAGAATTAAGAAAAGGTGCTCCTAAATGTATTTTACATGATGGACCGCCTTATGCGAATGGCGACATTCATATTGGAACATCATTGAATAAAATTATTAAAGATATTATTGTAAGGTATAAATCTGCTAAAGGTTTTGATTCGCCTTATGTTCCTGGCTGGGACTGTCATGGTATGCCTATAGAATTAAAGGTGCAGGAAAGTTTGGGAGATAAATATAAAGAAACTTCTAAATTTATAATGAGAAAAAAATGCCGTGCTTATGCTCAGAAATATATTGATATTCAAAGAAAAGAGTTTAAAAGACTTGGCGTTATGGGTGATTGGGAAAATCCTTACCTCACTATGTCGCCTGAATATGAATCTGAAATAGTTGAAGTATTTGCTAAACTTGTAGAGAAAGGATATATATATAAAGGACTTAGAACCATTCACTGGTGTATGGACTGTGAAACTGCATTGGCTGCTGCTGAAATAGAATATGACGATAATCATACTTCTACAAGTGTTTATGTGAGATTTCCAGTATTAAATAAAATCAATGATAAATTAGACGGCAATGTTGATGTTATGATATGGACTACTACTCCTTGGACACTTCCTTCAAATATGGCTTGTGCTTTCAATAGAGATTTAGATTATGTGGCTGTTGAAATAGACGGAAGATATGCAATAATGACTAAAAGCCTAGTTGATACTGTTCTTGGCAAAAAAGACATGAAAGCAGAAGGCAGAGATATGATTCCAGTATCTATAGAAGAGATTGAAAAACTTGAAATAGCACATCCTTTTATAAAGGATAGAAAGTCTGCTGTTGTATTTGCTGACTATGTTGAGGCTACTGCTGGTACTGGTGTTGTTCACACTGCTCCAGGTCATGGTATGGAAGACTATCAGACAGGAGTTAATTATGGACTTGATATATATTGTCCTGTAGATAAAGCTGGCAGATATACAAGCGAGTTTCCAGAAATGCAGGGCATGAAAGTAAGAGACGCTAACCCTAAAGTAATTGAAATACTTGAAAATAACGGCTCATTATTCTATAAAGAGAAAGTTACACATAGTTATCCTATTTGCTGGAGATGTAAAAATCCTTTGATATTCAGAGCTACTTCTCAGTGGTTTATGGATATGAAACATGACAATATAGACGAAAGAACTGTTAAATCTTTAGACAATATTAAATGGTATCCTACTTGGGGACATGACAGAATGAGAAAGATGCTTGAAAATCGTCCGGATTGGTGTTTATCAAGACAGCGTTCTTGGGGTGTTCCTATACCTGCATTCTACTGTAAAAACTGTGGAAAAACTTTACTTACTGCAGAGTCTACTAAACATTTTGCTGAAATAGTAAAAACTAAAGGAATGGATGTATGGTTTGAATTAGAGCCTAAAGACTTACTTCCTGAAGGCACTAAATGCGAATGCGGTTCTTCTGATTTTGGTAAAGAAGAGGATATTTTGGATGTTTGGTTTGATTCTGGAGTATCATCTTTTGCGGCACAGAAAACTAATAAAGATTTGGACGGAGTTTTCCCTGTTGATATATATTTGGAGGGAGGCGATCAATACAGAGGTTGGTTCCAAGCTGCAATTTGGCCTTCTATGGCTATAAGAGGAATTCCGCCATACAAAGAGCTTGTTACACATGGCTGGACTTTAGATGAACAAGGCAGAGCTATGCATAAAAGTGCTGGTAATGTTGTTTCACCTTTAGAAGTTATTGACAAATACGGTGCTGATATATTAAGGCTTTGGTGTATAAGTGAAGACTTCACTCACAATGCACGTGTTGGTGATAACATGATGAAAGCTATTGCCGATAACTACAGAAAAATAAGAAACACTTTCAGATATTTGCTTGGAAATATTTCTGATTTTGATTTGTCTAAAGATAAAGTAGAAGTTAAAGATTTGCTTCCTGTAGACAGATATGCATTATCAAGACTTCATAGCTTTATAAAAGTTGCTGATAAAGCCTGTGAGGGTTATGAGTTTCATTTATTCTATCAAAGACTTATCAATTACTGTGTAGTTGAACTTTCTGCTACTTACTTTGACATTATAAAAGACAGATTATACTGTGACAGAAAAGATTCTATTTCAAGAAGAAGTGCTCAGACTGTACTTACTGAAATATTAGATGTATTAGTAAAACTTATAGCTCCAGTACTTCCTTTCACAACTGATGAGGTTTGGGGATACTACAAAGGAGAAAATGCTTCTTCTGTACATTTGGAATTATATCCTAAAGCTGATGATAGTTTGATTGATTTAGAATTAGAACAAGAATGGGCTTCACTTCTTAAAGTACGAGATGATGTATTATTATCGCTTGAAAGAGCTAGAGATAACAACACTATAGGTAAATCTTTAGAGGCTTATATAACAATATGCACCAAAGAATCATCTTCAAAAGACTTGCTTACAAAATACCAAAAATATTTAAACGAAGTATTCATTGTAAGTAAAGTAACAATTTCTGACAGTAAGGACGATACATTTATAGATGGCGGCGTTTCATTTGTTAAGACAGAGAAAGCAAGCCATGAAAAATGTGTTCGCTGCTGGGGACATTATGAGAGTGTAGGCGAAGACAGCGAGCATAAAGAGTTATGTGCTAGATGTGCTGAAGCGGTTAAATAA
- a CDS encoding DUF7149 domain-containing protein: protein MKSVTKNAKELLKLRNLLNYEIDNDKLDYFKRDIKWYRNEINNAKNKGETEEHCKGILNKFLVNAFGYDSNTKGKIDLVIKFDDNIKTIIETKNYNNTLEMIDDNNYNNKAFYQTILYYYKSRKNKDNKDFNIDNIIITNFEKVYLFSKYDFEKLINDNQIVNYFNENSKVKNETFYKICGGFLENINLEVIGYKIDLFNDDEVLIYRFFNSYNICSVKLGNDINSISNTFYKEIIYMMGLEEDKERKLRLSNTDNSLIRLTMEIIRNSSDKANENDIFDEALKLNIIWVNRILFLKILEAQLRTFRNDKHLDILNPFKIKDYNYLYTLFFNVLAKPKNMRSSNNDYNYIPYLNSSLFEEGKDELIFSITKLNNDSKMKVMSGSILYNDRDFNSSQLTFLEYILRFLNCYVFNADAKNVDKNTIIKSSVLGLVFERLNGYKDGSHFTPPAITMYMARYGIEKIIIEKFNKYFKDTHFNNIEEVKNYVRANIHIYRDNIKDILNSIKIIDPACGSGHFLVACLNELIRIKSEFRVLHDNIDINISEDELVINYIDGTHFKYNIENDNITERKQEIEKTLFEAKEHIISNQLYGVDINPNSVNICRLRLWIELLKSSYYTDIKSDERFIDLEILPNLEFKIISANSLIELDDKEASLISLTWDKNELIKNMREYFNASYENKKEIRKEILRLIKEYSNHNAKLENYNPFDMLKSYDFFDSGLMFGVDKFDLVIGNPPYGVKISKDLRTIYESCHGKVPDIQIQYWFMILAKKIVSEDGIISYIIPNSIMFNVFAESFRKKLLDDKNIVGLIDCSNFDLFEHAIVRNVIITMSLKEHDKIEYIPSQNINDVNTLLKQKLQLLDIKMLYAFIRNWSLIYLKPKENLNIVQKIVSNNTMELEFYYKELISQGLIAYDKYRGQSEETIKSRKFHSYKKINDDYKKWLYGEDVTPYSVKWNGKEYFNYCNEVANPRKPFFFNSKRILIREITNPKIYAAYTDEEMYNDPSLIIIVENKNNPKHLLFLLGLLNSKLMTFYHFNSSPKASKGIFPKLLIDDIKKLPIVKADDKMIDRVYKLVLDIIELKKQNKDISKLETEIDEIFYKLYNLSNEERKIIEKD from the coding sequence ATGAAGTCTGTTACTAAAAATGCAAAAGAATTATTAAAATTAAGAAATTTATTAAACTATGAAATTGATAATGATAAATTAGATTATTTTAAAAGAGATATTAAATGGTATAGAAATGAAATAAATAATGCTAAAAATAAAGGCGAAACAGAAGAACATTGTAAGGGTATATTGAATAAATTTTTAGTTAATGCCTTTGGGTATGACAGCAATACAAAAGGTAAAATAGATTTGGTTATAAAGTTTGATGATAATATTAAAACCATTATAGAAACTAAAAATTATAATAATACATTAGAGATGATTGATGATAATAATTATAATAATAAAGCATTTTATCAGACTATACTTTATTATTATAAAAGCAGAAAAAATAAAGATAATAAAGATTTTAATATTGATAATATTATTATTACTAATTTTGAAAAAGTGTATTTATTTTCTAAATATGATTTTGAAAAACTTATTAATGATAATCAGATAGTGAATTATTTTAATGAAAATAGTAAAGTAAAAAATGAAACTTTTTATAAGATTTGCGGCGGGTTTTTAGAGAATATTAATCTTGAAGTTATTGGGTATAAGATAGATTTATTTAATGATGATGAGGTTCTTATATATAGGTTTTTTAATTCTTATAATATTTGTTCTGTTAAACTTGGAAATGATATTAATTCTATATCGAATACATTTTATAAAGAAATAATTTATATGATGGGGCTTGAAGAAGACAAGGAGAGAAAATTACGTTTATCTAATACTGATAATAGTTTAATAAGGCTTACTATGGAGATAATTAGAAATAGCAGTGATAAAGCAAATGAAAATGATATATTTGATGAGGCTTTGAAACTTAATATTATATGGGTTAATAGAATATTATTTTTAAAGATACTTGAGGCACAGCTTAGAACTTTTAGGAATGATAAGCATTTGGATATATTAAATCCTTTTAAAATTAAAGATTATAATTATTTGTATACATTATTTTTTAATGTGCTTGCTAAGCCTAAAAATATGAGATCATCTAATAATGATTATAATTATATACCTTATCTTAACAGTTCATTATTTGAAGAGGGGAAAGATGAGCTGATTTTTTCTATAACAAAATTGAATAATGATTCAAAAATGAAAGTAATGTCTGGGAGTATACTTTATAATGATAGGGATTTTAACAGCAGTCAATTAACATTTTTGGAGTATATACTTAGATTTTTGAATTGCTATGTATTTAATGCTGATGCTAAGAATGTAGATAAAAATACAATAATAAAATCTTCAGTTTTGGGACTTGTATTTGAAAGGCTTAACGGTTATAAGGACGGCTCGCATTTTACTCCGCCTGCTATCACTATGTATATGGCTAGATACGGCATAGAAAAAATTATTATTGAGAAGTTTAATAAATATTTTAAGGATACGCATTTTAATAATATAGAAGAAGTAAAAAATTATGTGAGGGCTAATATACATATTTATAGGGATAATATAAAAGATATTTTGAATTCTATAAAGATAATAGATCCTGCTTGCGGAAGCGGACACTTTTTGGTTGCTTGTTTGAATGAGCTTATAAGGATAAAGAGCGAGTTTAGGGTTTTGCATGATAATATAGATATTAATATATCGGAAGATGAGCTTGTTATAAATTATATAGATGGTACGCATTTTAAGTATAATATAGAAAATGATAATATTACAGAGAGAAAGCAGGAGATAGAAAAAACATTATTTGAAGCTAAGGAGCATATTATAAGTAATCAGCTTTACGGGGTTGATATAAATCCGAACTCTGTAAATATATGCCGTTTGAGGTTATGGATAGAATTATTAAAGAGCAGTTATTATACGGATATAAAAAGCGATGAGAGGTTTATTGATTTGGAGATACTTCCTAATTTGGAGTTTAAGATAATATCTGCTAATAGTTTGATAGAGCTTGATGATAAAGAAGCGAGTTTGATTTCTCTTACTTGGGATAAGAATGAGCTTATCAAAAATATGCGGGAGTATTTTAATGCGAGTTATGAGAACAAAAAAGAGATAAGAAAGGAGATTTTAAGGCTTATCAAAGAGTATTCTAATCATAATGCGAAATTAGAAAATTATAATCCGTTTGACATGCTAAAAAGCTATGATTTTTTTGACAGCGGTTTGATGTTTGGCGTAGATAAATTTGATTTGGTGATAGGCAATCCGCCTTATGGGGTTAAAATTAGTAAAGATTTAAGAACAATATATGAAAGTTGTCATGGAAAAGTTCCTGATATACAAATTCAATATTGGTTTATGATATTAGCTAAAAAAATAGTATCTGAAGATGGTATTATAAGTTATATAATACCTAATTCTATTATGTTTAATGTATTTGCCGAATCTTTTAGAAAAAAATTATTAGATGATAAAAATATAGTAGGACTAATTGATTGCTCTAATTTTGATTTATTTGAGCATGCAATTGTGAGAAATGTAATTATAACTATGTCGTTGAAAGAACATGATAAAATAGAATATATACCTTCTCAAAATATAAATGATGTTAATACATTATTAAAACAAAAATTACAATTATTAGATATAAAAATGTTATATGCTTTCATTAGAAATTGGAGCTTAATATATTTGAAACCTAAAGAGAATTTGAATATTGTACAAAAAATAGTTTCAAATAATACAATGGAATTAGAATTTTATTATAAAGAATTAATTTCTCAAGGTCTTATTGCTTATGATAAATACAGAGGGCAGTCTGAAGAAACTATAAAAAGTAGAAAGTTTCATTCCTATAAAAAAATAAATGATGATTATAAAAAATGGTTATATGGTGAAGATGTTACTCCGTATTCTGTTAAATGGAATGGAAAAGAATATTTTAATTATTGTAATGAGGTTGCTAATCCTCGTAAACCTTTTTTCTTCAACTCTAAAAGAATACTAATAAGAGAGATTACAAATCCAAAAATATATGCAGCATACACAGATGAAGAAATGTATAATGACCCAAGTTTGATTATTATTGTAGAAAATAAGAATAATCCAAAACATTTATTATTTTTATTAGGGTTACTAAACTCTAAATTAATGACATTTTATCATTTTAATTCATCACCTAAAGCATCAAAAGGAATTTTTCCAAAACTTTTAATTGATGATATAAAAAAATTACCTATAGTAAAAGCTGATGATAAAATGATAGATAGAGTTTATAAATTAGTTCTTGATATAATTGAGTTAAAAAAACAAAATAAAGATATTTCTAAACTTGAAACAGAAATAGATGAAATTTTTTATAAACTTTATAACTTATCAAATGAAGAAAGAAAAATTATAGAAAAAGACTAA
- a CDS encoding DUF5986 family protein, with protein sequence MTFKQIVLESFLDVLNNDYNEAIANLDLPFNNSSADLKFELVSRNIKDKILHNSLNIYYLQTKQSSRELFLFLDKDTRLLYSIHNYRSINKLPKYSKALVNSFNSDISLQKEFQFDVNCYDENEDIYDKIISKIFMYVDKNIMDYIDRYSIISYYLYKDQLKVLSNIILDKNLFLYKKENWLELENIKLPYYTTTNFTTTTTNNNNNNAVIKLTKKSINRKRNKNNLTQKEKEKRDIENE encoded by the coding sequence ATGACATTTAAACAAATTGTTTTAGAATCTTTTTTAGATGTTTTAAATAATGATTATAATGAAGCTATAGCTAATTTAGATTTGCCATTTAATAATAGTTCTGCTGATTTGAAATTTGAATTAGTTTCAAGAAATATTAAAGATAAAATATTACATAATTCTTTAAATATTTATTATTTGCAAACTAAGCAATCTTCAAGAGAACTTTTCTTATTTTTAGATAAAGATACTAGATTATTATATTCAATTCATAATTACAGAAGTATAAATAAACTTCCTAAATATTCTAAAGCACTTGTAAATAGCTTTAACTCAGATATATCATTACAAAAAGAATTTCAATTTGATGTTAATTGTTATGACGAAAATGAAGATATATATGATAAAATAATATCTAAAATATTTATGTATGTTGATAAAAATATAATGGATTATATTGATAGATATTCTATAATATCATATTATCTTTACAAAGATCAGTTAAAAGTATTAAGTAACATTATATTAGATAAAAATTTATTTTTGTATAAAAAAGAAAACTGGTTAGAATTAGAAAATATTAAATTACCCTATTATACCACTACTAATTTTACTACTACTACTACTAATAATAATAATAATAATGCCGTTATTAAATTAACTAAGAAATCTATAAATAGAAAAAGAAATAAAAATAATTTAACTCAAAAAGAAAAAGAGAAAAGAGATATAGAAAATGAATAA
- a CDS encoding XRE family transcriptional regulator has protein sequence MNNIIDYNKLKNARLYRGYTSEDIAKYIGITRQAFSKYENENINLSLENVLKISEILRFPIDYFFQNEYKNNLEVKTTYFRSLLSTNKRERNAQIAKMQYLSIYYSILSEYVEFPELNILDDITTDDVETISYDLRSKWGLGNKPIKNIIRIIEKNGIIVTKYITDTPNIDAFSTLIKLSSKKLYFIAINKHTSSATRIHFDIAHELGHILLDEWNEDIENISREEFKNKEKRANEFASSFLLPADEFRKDVLLYPNNLDYYKELKKKWNVSMSAMIYRARTLEIITQYQFQNLFRKMNYKNILKEEPLDDILTTSEPSLLNDAIDILLDNDVFTKQELLDEFKNNGISMYREDIETILNLPENKLKPDDDEKHKINFVKLRK, from the coding sequence ATGAATAATATTATAGATTATAATAAATTAAAAAATGCAAGATTATATAGAGGTTATACTTCAGAGGATATAGCAAAATATATAGGTATTACTAGACAAGCTTTTTCTAAATATGAAAATGAAAATATAAATTTATCTTTAGAAAATGTATTAAAAATTTCTGAAATTCTACGTTTTCCAATTGATTATTTTTTTCAAAATGAATATAAAAATAATTTAGAAGTAAAAACAACATATTTTAGGTCATTATTAAGTACTAATAAAAGAGAGAGGAACGCTCAAATTGCAAAAATGCAATATCTTTCTATATATTATTCTATATTATCTGAATATGTAGAATTTCCTGAATTAAATATATTAGATGATATTACTACTGATGATGTAGAAACTATATCATACGATTTAAGGAGTAAATGGGGGTTAGGAAATAAGCCTATTAAAAATATAATACGTATTATAGAAAAAAATGGTATTATAGTTACAAAATATATTACAGATACACCTAATATAGATGCTTTTAGTACTTTAATTAAATTAAGTTCCAAAAAATTATATTTTATAGCTATTAATAAACACACAAGTTCAGCTACGAGAATTCATTTTGATATAGCTCATGAATTGGGACATATATTATTGGATGAATGGAATGAAGATATAGAAAATATAAGCAGAGAAGAATTTAAAAATAAGGAAAAGCGTGCAAATGAATTTGCCTCATCTTTTTTATTACCAGCTGATGAATTTAGAAAAGATGTTCTATTATATCCAAATAACTTAGATTATTATAAAGAATTAAAAAAGAAGTGGAATGTATCAATGTCCGCAATGATATATAGGGCTAGGACATTAGAAATTATAACTCAATATCAATTTCAGAATTTATTTAGGAAAATGAATTACAAAAATATATTAAAAGAAGAACCACTTGATGATATTCTAACAACTTCTGAACCTTCTTTATTGAATGATGCTATTGATATTTTATTAGATAATGATGTTTTTACCAAACAAGAATTGTTAGATGAATTTAAAAATAATGGTATTTCTATGTACAGAGAAGATATTGAAACAATACTAAATTTACCAGAAAATAAGTTAAAGCCAGATGATGATGAGAAGCATAAAATTAATTTTGTTAAGTTAAGAAAATAA